The genomic region GCTGCGATCATATCTTTAGTGGAGGTTTTGCCGTTACTGCCGGTTACCGCCACCACCGGGATGTTGAGCCGGCTCCGGTTGTGGGCGGCCAGTTGCTGTAAGGCCTGGATGGTATCGGATACCTTGATGACAGCCACCTGCGGGGGTACGGTTACTGTTTTTGTCACCAGCAGTGCGGTGGCCCCCTGCTCTATGGCCTTCAGGGCAAAATCATGACCGTCCACCTGCCGGCCCCGCATGGCTACAAATATATCCCCGTTCTTAGCCCGGCGGCTGTCGGTGCAAAGTCCGTTAACCTCGGCTGCCGGATTACCCTGGATAATCGTCCCCCCGGTAACTGCGGCAATTTCTTTTATGGTATAAGTCAGCATAGTCATGCCTCCCGGATAAATCCTGCTTAGCAAGTAATTACTTATTAAACCCGCGGGCCTTCAGTGCCTCCGCGGCCACTTCCCGGTCATCAAAATGGTACTTGGTGGTACCAATTATTTGATAGTCCTCATGGCCTTTGCCGGCTATTACCACCACATCGCCGGGCTCTGCTAAATTAATGGCCCGGTTAATAGCTTCCCGGCGGTCAGCGATGACCAAATAACTGCCGGGGTCCTTTCCCTGCAGGCCCACTAGTATATCTTCAATAATTTTTTGTGGATCTTCGGTTCTCGGGTTATCCGAGGTAACCACAGGCAAGTCACTATAACGGGCGGCAATCTCCCCCATAATGGGGCGCTTGGTCCGGTCCCGGTCACCACCACAGCCAAAAACAGTAATTAGTCGGCCTTTGGTAATTTGCCGGGCGGTGGTAAGGATATTTTCTAAACCGTCCGGTGTGTGGGCATAGTCCACCACTACGGCAAAATCCTGCCCCTGGTCAACCAGTTCAAAACGCCCGGCAACTCCTGTGACTCCTTCCAAAGCAGCCTTTACATCCATACCATTATATCCCAGAACCATGCCAACGGTGTAGGCCGCCAGGGAATTATAAACATTAAACCGGCCGGTTAGCTTAAGCTCCAGCCTTTGTTCTCCCCAGGGACTGTTGACGGTAAAGGACACTCCTCTGGCCGTTACTTGAATATCCTTAGCTCTAACATCAGCATTATTTTCAATACCGTAGGTATAAACCTTGCCCCGACTAATTTTAAAAAGCTGCTCCGCCGCCTGGTCATCGGCATTGATTACCGCATATTTAATATCCTTCTCGAAAAGTTTGGCTTTGGCCGCTAGGTAGTCTTCCATATTACCGTGAAAGTCTAAATGATCCTGGGTGATGTTGGTAAACACCGCCACGTCATACTTCACCCCCGCCACCCGGTTAAGGGCTAAAGCATGGGATGATACTTCCATAGCTACACCTTGCACATCTTCCCGCACCATTTCAGCCATCAATTTATGTAAATCCAAAGATTCCGGCGTGGTATTGGTGACAGGTAAGGCCTTTTCACCAATCAGGTTATGAATGGTGCCAACAACCCCTGGTTTTAAGCCGACCTGGCGCCAGATGGCAGCGATTAAATGGGTAGTGGTGGTTTTGCCGTTGGTGCCGGTAACACCTACTACGGTCATTTTTCGGGAAGGGTGGCCATAGAACTTATCAGCCAGCAGAGCCAGGGCCTGACGGCTGTCAGATACTTTGATGACGGTAAGGTCAGCCGGGACTTCTACCTCCCTTTCTACCACCACTGCGGTGGCCCCGGCTTCCCGGGCATTATTAATGAAACTATGCCCATCTACTTTAAAACCCTTGATGGCTACAAACAAGTATCCAGGTTGAACTTTTCGGGAATCATAGGTAATTCCGGCCACCTCTATATCTTGGGGGCCGGAAATGGCAATAACGTCTATAGCTGACAACAATTCTTTTAATAACAAGGCAGCTCCCCCCATTATATTCTAATTCCTATTATTTCCATATAAGGGACATTTATGCCCGGTATGAACGCTTGAAAACCCTGGCCCCCCTGTATGGGAGGCCAGGGTTACCTTGGCCAATTGTAGTTTAACTCCCGTCTGACGGCGGTTTAAATTGTACCTTAACCGGTCTACCCCGGGGTAATTTGGTGCCTGGGGCGGGACTCTGGCTTTCAGCTAGTCCGGTCCCTTCCGGCTCTAATTTAAGCCCTAAACTTTCCAGCAAATTACCGGCTTCCCTGATACTCATACCTTTTAAATTTGGTACTGATACCTGTTGCCCCGTTTGGCCATTACCGCCGCCTGCTCCGTTAAGATCAAGGATAACCGTAGTGCCCGTTAATACCAGGGCGCCGCTTTCCGGTATTTGTCCGTAGACCATATTCCCCTGTCCCCTGGTCTCAAAGGCCAGGCCGACTTCCCGCAGCAGTTTCTGGGCTTCATCCAGCGGCAGGTTTACTACGTTTGGTACTGCTACCTCGATTCTTTCTTCTTCAACCTCCCAGGGATTATCCTTGGGTTTGGGTAAATCCTTTTGTTCCGGAACTCCCAGGTAGTGCAGGGTATCCTGGGCCAGGGAGGAAAATACCGGAGCTGCCACCATACCACCATAATAGGACCCACCCTGGGGCTCCGCAATCATAATTAAAATGGAAATCTTGGGATCGTTTACTGGCGCAAACCCAGCAAAGGAGGCTACATATTTGCCACTGGCATAGCCGCCCCGCTCCGCCACCACCTGGGCGGTACCTGTTTTACCGGCCGCCCGGTAGCCATCCACATAGGCATTCCTACCGCTACCCTTTAACACTACGTTTTCCAGTAACTTGGCAGTTAAATTGGCAGTTTCCTTGGAAATAACCTGCCGCACTACCTCCGGTTTAAACTCTTTAATTACATGGCCCTTTTGATCCTCAATACTCTTAACCAAATGAGGTTTCATCAGCATGCCACCGTTGGCTACAGCATTAACTGCGGTTAGCAGTTGGATGGGAGTTACAGCAATGGATTGGCCCATAGCCATAGTGGCTATGTTCAGGTTAGTGGCATCCTTTTCCGGAATGACGATACCCCTTGCTTCCCCCGGCAGGCCAATGCCCGTGGGCTGACCAAAACCAAAGGCCTGAATATATTTATAGAATCTCTCTTTACCCAGGTTAAGTCCAACTTGAATAAAGCCAGGGTTGCAGGAGTTCTGGACCACCTCTTCAAAACTCTGGCTGCCATGTCCACCGGCCTTCCAGCAACGGATTTTACGGTCCGCCACCTGATAATAGCCCGGATCATAAAACCTGTCGCTGGGTTTAACTACATTTTCTTCCAGGGCCGCGGCGGTTGTAATAATCTTAAAGGTTGATCCTGGTTCGTAGTTGTACCAAATAGCCGGGTCGCGATCCCAAACACTCTGGGGTACTTCCCGCCACTTGTTGGGGTTAAAGGTTGGCCGGTTACCCAGGGCCAACACTTCCCCTGTTTTGGGGTCCATAACTATGATAACAGCCATCTTAGGCTTATACACACTAACAATTTTATCCAGTTCCCGTTCCACAAAGTGCTGGATGGTCTGGTCCAGAGTGAGTACCAAATTGTGTCCCTGGACAGGTGGGATGTACTGGTGCAAAGCCTGGGGAATTTCTCGCCCGGCAGCATCATGTTCAATCACAATGCGTCCCGGGATACCCTTGAGTTCTTCATCATAGGCCGCTTCCATCCCCATTAATCCCTGGTTGTCAGTTCCGGTAAAGCCCAGGATGTGCGGCGCCAGGGTTTCTTGTTTATAGTAACGCCTGCTCTCTTCGGCAAAGCCAATGCCGGCAATTTTTAGTTCCTTTAGTTTCTGAGATGTTTCAAAATCAACCTTACGTTTAATCCACTCAAAGCGGGATTTCTTGGTGATAATCTGTTTAACCTTGGCCACGTCCATACCCAGGATAGGGGCAATTTTAGCCGCCGCCTCATCAGGATTCTCGATGTGGGAGGGAATTGCATAAACCGAATCAGCACTAACGCTGGTCACCAATTCGTTACCGTTACGGTCCAGGATACTGCCCCGTTTGGCCTCCACCGGC from Desulfotomaculum nigrificans DSM 574 harbors:
- a CDS encoding UDP-N-acetylmuramoyl-L-alanyl-D-glutamate--2,6-diaminopimelate ligase, with amino-acid sequence MGGAALLLKELLSAIDVIAISGPQDIEVAGITYDSRKVQPGYLFVAIKGFKVDGHSFINNAREAGATAVVVEREVEVPADLTVIKVSDSRQALALLADKFYGHPSRKMTVVGVTGTNGKTTTTHLIAAIWRQVGLKPGVVGTIHNLIGEKALPVTNTTPESLDLHKLMAEMVREDVQGVAMEVSSHALALNRVAGVKYDVAVFTNITQDHLDFHGNMEDYLAAKAKLFEKDIKYAVINADDQAAEQLFKISRGKVYTYGIENNADVRAKDIQVTARGVSFTVNSPWGEQRLELKLTGRFNVYNSLAAYTVGMVLGYNGMDVKAALEGVTGVAGRFELVDQGQDFAVVVDYAHTPDGLENILTTARQITKGRLITVFGCGGDRDRTKRPIMGEIAARYSDLPVVTSDNPRTEDPQKIIEDILVGLQGKDPGSYLVIADRREAINRAINLAEPGDVVVIAGKGHEDYQIIGTTKYHFDDREVAAEALKARGFNK
- a CDS encoding stage V sporulation protein D, whose protein sequence is MRTTNILIRRRITWLFLLGSALLCMLILRLAWIQFVRGDELRQQGIINRMRDVPVEAKRGSILDRNGNELVTSVSADSVYAIPSHIENPDEAAAKIAPILGMDVAKVKQIITKKSRFEWIKRKVDFETSQKLKELKIAGIGFAEESRRYYKQETLAPHILGFTGTDNQGLMGMEAAYDEELKGIPGRIVIEHDAAGREIPQALHQYIPPVQGHNLVLTLDQTIQHFVERELDKIVSVYKPKMAVIIVMDPKTGEVLALGNRPTFNPNKWREVPQSVWDRDPAIWYNYEPGSTFKIITTAAALEENVVKPSDRFYDPGYYQVADRKIRCWKAGGHGSQSFEEVVQNSCNPGFIQVGLNLGKERFYKYIQAFGFGQPTGIGLPGEARGIVIPEKDATNLNIATMAMGQSIAVTPIQLLTAVNAVANGGMLMKPHLVKSIEDQKGHVIKEFKPEVVRQVISKETANLTAKLLENVVLKGSGRNAYVDGYRAAGKTGTAQVVAERGGYASGKYVASFAGFAPVNDPKISILIMIAEPQGGSYYGGMVAAPVFSSLAQDTLHYLGVPEQKDLPKPKDNPWEVEEERIEVAVPNVVNLPLDEAQKLLREVGLAFETRGQGNMVYGQIPESGALVLTGTTVILDLNGAGGGNGQTGQQVSVPNLKGMSIREAGNLLESLGLKLEPEGTGLAESQSPAPGTKLPRGRPVKVQFKPPSDGS